Proteins encoded together in one Catellatospora citrea window:
- a CDS encoding HpcH/HpaI aldolase/citrate lyase family protein: MAALGRARRSCLAVPGSSVKMLGKAQGLPADQVFLDLEDAVAPLAKPEARKNIVAALNEGDWAGKTRVVRVNDLTTPWTYTDVIEIVEGAGANLDAIMLPKVQSASHVEWLDLTLTQLEKSLGLPVGAIGIEAQIENAAGLVNVDAIAAASPRVETIIFGPADFMASINMKSLVVGSLIPGYPGDPYHYILMRILMAARMHDKQAIDGPYLQIKDVDGFTEVARRSAALGFDGKWVLHPGQIDAANEVYSPAQSDYDHAELILDAYDYYTSEKGGRLGAVMLGDEMIDEASRKMALVISAKGRAAGMTRTTSFTPPA; the protein is encoded by the coding sequence ATGGCCGCTCTCGGGCGTGCCCGCAGGTCGTGTCTGGCCGTGCCGGGTTCCAGCGTCAAGATGCTCGGCAAGGCCCAGGGCCTGCCCGCCGACCAGGTCTTCCTCGACCTGGAGGACGCGGTGGCGCCGCTGGCCAAGCCTGAGGCCCGCAAGAACATCGTGGCCGCGCTCAACGAGGGCGACTGGGCCGGCAAGACCCGCGTGGTCCGGGTCAACGATCTGACCACGCCGTGGACGTACACCGACGTCATCGAGATCGTCGAGGGCGCGGGCGCCAACCTGGACGCCATCATGCTGCCCAAGGTGCAGAGCGCGTCGCACGTGGAATGGCTCGACCTGACGCTGACCCAGCTGGAGAAGTCGCTCGGCCTGCCGGTCGGCGCCATCGGCATCGAGGCGCAGATCGAGAACGCGGCCGGTCTGGTCAACGTGGACGCCATCGCGGCCGCGTCGCCCCGGGTGGAGACGATCATCTTCGGCCCCGCCGACTTCATGGCCTCGATCAACATGAAGTCGCTGGTCGTCGGCTCGCTCATCCCCGGCTACCCGGGCGACCCGTACCACTACATCCTGATGCGCATCCTGATGGCCGCGCGGATGCACGACAAGCAGGCCATCGACGGGCCGTACCTGCAGATCAAGGATGTGGACGGGTTCACCGAGGTGGCCCGGCGCTCGGCCGCGCTCGGCTTCGACGGCAAGTGGGTGCTGCACCCCGGCCAGATCGACGCCGCCAACGAGGTCTACTCGCCGGCCCAGTCCGACTACGACCACGCCGAGCTGATCCTCGACGCGTACGACTACTACACCTCGGAAAAGGGCGGCCGCCTCGGCGCGGTCATGCTCGGCGACGAGATGATCGACGAGGCCTCCCGCAAGATGGCCCTGGTCATCTCCGCCAAGGGCCGCGCCGCCGGCATGACCCGCACCACCTCCTTCACCCCTCCCGCCTGA
- a CDS encoding SDR family NAD(P)-dependent oxidoreductase, with translation MEDLTRHAVITGATSGIGQAAAVALVRLGWQVTLVGRDPGRLDAALGAVRAAAAGPEPVGLLADFAQLSQVRDLAGKLAGQRVDVLANNAGLVANRRTTTVDGHELTIQTNHLAPFLLAHLMRDQLAPGARIVNTASMAHSFGTLDPDNLDRRGGIYSAWLAYGGSKRANILFAAEAARRWPDLLSYSFHPGVVRTRFGTPAARLFYKIGPGIATPEQGADQLVWLATEDPVRLQNGAYYVLRKPTRPHPSARDPRFAARLWDASATAVL, from the coding sequence GTGGAAGATCTCACGCGCCATGCGGTGATCACCGGTGCCACGTCCGGCATCGGGCAGGCGGCCGCCGTCGCGCTGGTGCGACTGGGCTGGCAGGTCACCCTGGTGGGGCGCGATCCGGGGCGGCTGGACGCGGCCCTGGGCGCGGTCCGGGCCGCCGCGGCGGGCCCGGAACCGGTCGGCCTGCTGGCCGACTTCGCGCAGCTGTCGCAGGTCCGCGACCTGGCCGGCAAGCTCGCCGGGCAGCGCGTGGACGTGCTGGCCAACAACGCGGGCCTGGTCGCCAACCGCCGCACCACCACCGTGGACGGTCACGAGCTGACCATCCAGACCAACCACCTGGCCCCGTTCCTGCTGGCGCACCTGATGCGCGACCAGCTGGCGCCGGGCGCCCGCATCGTCAACACGGCGTCGATGGCGCACTCGTTCGGCACCCTCGATCCGGACAACCTGGACCGGCGCGGCGGCATCTACAGCGCCTGGCTGGCGTACGGCGGCTCGAAGCGGGCCAACATCCTGTTCGCGGCGGAGGCCGCCCGGCGCTGGCCGGACCTGCTCAGCTACTCGTTCCACCCGGGCGTGGTGCGCACCCGCTTCGGCACGCCCGCGGCCCGGCTGTTCTACAAGATCGGTCCCGGCATCGCCACCCCGGAGCAGGGCGCCGACCAGCTGGTCTGGCTGGCCACCGAGGACCCGGTCCGGCTGCAGAACGGCGCGTACTACGTGCTGCGCAAGCCGACCCGCCCGCACCCCAGCGCCCGCGACCCGCGGTTCGCCGCCCGCCTGTGGGACGCGAGCGCCACCGCCGTCCTCTGA
- a CDS encoding acyl-CoA dehydrogenase family protein, with protein MARLARTPGLSDVQTAILETVREFADKEIIPRAQRLEHADEYPEEILAGMKEMGLFGLTIGEEYGGLGESLLTYALVVEELSRGWMSVSGIVNTHFIVAYLIGQHGSEEQKQRLLPRMATGEVRGAFSMSEPNTGSDVAAITSKAVRDGDTYVLNGQKMWLTNGAYSSVVATLVKTDQGADSVYGNMTTFLLEKEPGFGETAPGLTIPGKIEKMGYKGVETTEMVLSGHRVPESAILGGADKAGRGFYQMMDGIEVGRVNVAARACGISIRAFELAVAYAQQRATFGKPIAQHQAIAFKLAEMGTKIEASHALMVNAARLKDSGERNDVEAGMAKLLASEYCHEIVTESFRIHGGYGFSKEYEIERLMREAPFLLIGEGTSEIQKTIISRGLLKEYRAR; from the coding sequence ATGGCTCGTCTCGCCCGTACTCCAGGCTTGTCCGATGTGCAGACCGCGATCCTCGAGACGGTACGCGAGTTCGCGGACAAGGAGATCATCCCGCGCGCGCAGCGGTTGGAGCACGCCGACGAGTACCCCGAGGAGATCCTCGCCGGGATGAAGGAGATGGGCCTGTTCGGCCTGACCATCGGCGAGGAGTACGGCGGACTCGGCGAGTCGCTGCTGACCTACGCCCTGGTCGTGGAGGAGCTGTCCCGCGGCTGGATGTCGGTGTCCGGCATCGTCAACACCCACTTCATCGTGGCGTACCTGATCGGCCAGCACGGCTCCGAGGAGCAGAAGCAGCGGCTGCTGCCCCGGATGGCCACCGGCGAGGTGCGCGGCGCGTTCAGCATGTCCGAGCCGAACACCGGCTCCGACGTCGCCGCGATCACCTCGAAGGCGGTCCGCGACGGCGACACGTACGTGCTGAACGGCCAGAAGATGTGGCTGACCAACGGCGCGTACTCGTCCGTGGTGGCCACCCTGGTCAAGACCGATCAGGGCGCCGACAGCGTGTACGGCAACATGACCACGTTCCTGCTGGAGAAGGAGCCGGGGTTCGGCGAGACCGCGCCCGGCCTGACCATCCCCGGCAAGATCGAGAAGATGGGCTACAAGGGCGTCGAGACCACCGAGATGGTGCTGTCCGGCCACCGGGTGCCCGAGTCGGCGATCCTCGGCGGCGCGGACAAGGCGGGTCGCGGCTTCTACCAGATGATGGACGGCATCGAGGTGGGCCGGGTCAACGTGGCCGCCCGCGCCTGCGGCATCTCGATCCGCGCGTTCGAACTGGCCGTGGCGTACGCCCAGCAGCGCGCGACGTTCGGCAAGCCGATCGCCCAGCACCAGGCCATCGCCTTCAAGCTCGCCGAGATGGGCACCAAGATCGAGGCTTCGCACGCGCTGATGGTCAACGCGGCCCGGCTCAAGGACTCCGGCGAGCGCAACGACGTCGAGGCGGGCATGGCCAAGCTGCTGGCCAGCGAGTACTGCCACGAGATCGTCACCGAGTCGTTCCGCATCCACGGCGGCTACGGCTTCTCCAAGGAGTACGAGATCGAGCGCCTCATGCGCGAGGCCCCGTTCCTGCTCATCGGTGAGGGCACCAGCGAGATCCAGAAAACGATCATCTCCCGCGGCCTCCTGAAGGAGTACCGCGCCCGCTGA
- a CDS encoding DUF4190 domain-containing protein translates to MSYTPPGQDPYAQQPDPNAQPNPYGQPQPPVQQPYEQPGLQQPYAQPWGGAPVKQNNGLALAAMIVGIISIPAACCALLGIAVGAAGAIMGHISMKQITQQGQANRSQALTGIICGYVGLGLGILNAIAGAALSLNGGFGSF, encoded by the coding sequence ATGAGCTACACCCCGCCCGGCCAGGACCCCTACGCCCAGCAGCCGGACCCCAACGCCCAGCCGAACCCCTACGGCCAGCCGCAGCCCCCCGTGCAGCAGCCGTACGAGCAGCCCGGCCTGCAGCAGCCCTACGCCCAGCCGTGGGGCGGCGCGCCGGTCAAGCAGAACAACGGCCTGGCCCTCGCCGCCATGATCGTCGGCATCATCTCGATCCCCGCCGCGTGCTGCGCGCTGCTCGGCATCGCCGTCGGCGCGGCCGGCGCGATCATGGGCCACATCAGCATGAAGCAGATCACCCAGCAGGGGCAGGCCAACCGCTCGCAGGCGCTGACCGGCATCATCTGCGGTTACGTCGGCCTGGGTCTCGGCATCCTGAACGCCATCGCCGGGGCGGCGCTGAGCCTCAACGGCGGCTTCGGCTCGTTCTGA
- the ddaH gene encoding dimethylargininase produces the protein MTERDLIPTARRPRPRTYLMCAPEHFVVEYAINPWMDTTAPVDTALAVKQWDVLRQTMVDLGHTVHVLTPQAGLPDMVFAANGGFVVDGVAYGAKFRYPQRADEAAAHRAFYESRDEYAFVAPTQINEGEGDFAYLPDAHGGIALAGYGFRTEPAAHAEAAEALGRPVISLKLVDPRFYHLDVALTVLDDENIAYYPGAFSEASQKVIAQLFPNAVIADEADALAFALNLVSDGRNVVINTESTAFADKLTAAGYHPVLVDLAELKKGGGSVKCCIAELRD, from the coding sequence GTGACAGAGCGTGACTTGATCCCCACGGCCCGGCGGCCCCGTCCGCGTACCTACCTGATGTGCGCCCCGGAGCACTTCGTCGTGGAGTACGCCATCAACCCGTGGATGGACACCACCGCGCCGGTGGACACCGCGCTCGCGGTCAAGCAGTGGGACGTGCTGCGCCAGACGATGGTCGACCTCGGCCACACGGTGCACGTGCTCACCCCGCAGGCCGGCCTGCCGGACATGGTCTTCGCGGCCAACGGCGGCTTCGTGGTCGACGGCGTCGCGTACGGGGCGAAGTTCCGCTACCCGCAGCGCGCCGACGAGGCCGCCGCGCACCGGGCTTTCTACGAGTCCCGCGACGAGTACGCCTTCGTCGCGCCGACCCAGATCAACGAGGGTGAGGGCGACTTCGCCTACCTGCCCGACGCCCACGGCGGCATCGCGCTCGCCGGGTACGGCTTCCGCACCGAGCCCGCCGCGCACGCCGAGGCCGCCGAGGCCCTGGGCCGCCCGGTGATCTCGCTCAAGCTGGTCGACCCGCGCTTCTACCACCTCGACGTCGCGCTGACGGTGCTCGACGACGAGAACATCGCCTACTACCCCGGCGCGTTCTCCGAGGCCTCGCAGAAGGTCATCGCGCAGCTGTTCCCGAACGCCGTGATCGCCGACGAGGCCGACGCGCTCGCGTTCGCGCTGAACCTGGTCAGCGACGGCCGCAACGTCGTGATCAACACCGAGTCGACCGCGTTCGCCGACAAGCTCACCGCCGCCGGCTACCACCCGGTCCTGGTCGACCTCGCCGAGCTGAAGAAGGGCGGCGGCAGCGTGAAGTGCTGCATCGCCGAACTCCGCGACTGA
- a CDS encoding DUF4190 domain-containing protein has protein sequence MTYPPPPSGQDPYSGQPDPYAPPAAANPYATPPSYGSPAVPGSPATPPASVPPVAPQSGQPYADPYKSADPYAAPQQPYGQAPYGQQPYGQQPYGGYPPPRQQNSMALVALILSLVGLLTWITAPIGAILGHSAMKQIRQTGEDGEGMAKAAIIVGWILTGIGVVGCLCAFGLPLLAVLGAGGASVN, from the coding sequence ATGACCTATCCGCCTCCGCCGTCCGGCCAGGACCCGTACTCGGGTCAGCCGGATCCCTACGCGCCGCCGGCCGCGGCCAACCCGTACGCGACACCGCCGTCGTACGGGTCCCCGGCCGTGCCCGGCTCACCGGCGACGCCGCCGGCGAGCGTGCCGCCGGTGGCGCCGCAGTCGGGGCAGCCCTACGCCGACCCCTACAAGTCGGCCGACCCGTACGCCGCGCCGCAGCAGCCGTACGGGCAGGCTCCGTACGGGCAGCAGCCCTACGGACAGCAGCCGTACGGCGGCTACCCGCCGCCCCGGCAGCAGAACAGCATGGCCCTGGTCGCGCTGATCCTGTCCCTGGTCGGCCTGCTCACCTGGATCACCGCCCCGATCGGCGCGATCCTCGGGCACTCGGCGATGAAGCAGATCCGCCAGACCGGCGAGGACGGCGAGGGCATGGCGAAGGCGGCGATCATCGTCGGCTGGATCCTCACCGGCATCGGCGTGGTGGGCTGCCTCTGTGCCTTCGGCCTGCCGTTGCTGGCCGTGCTGGGCGCGGGCGGCGCGAGCGTCAACTGA
- a CDS encoding DUF3817 domain-containing protein: protein MNGALTRYRIIAWIVGVLLLALTLVAMPMKYFADNNTGVLIVAPVHGWLFVVYLAAVGDLARRVQWPVTRILLVALAGTIPFLSFVMERRVVGWIQGTDRQPSFTEA from the coding sequence ATGAACGGCGCACTGACCCGGTACCGCATCATCGCCTGGATCGTGGGCGTGCTGCTACTGGCGCTGACCCTCGTCGCCATGCCGATGAAGTACTTCGCCGACAACAACACGGGCGTGCTGATCGTCGCCCCGGTGCACGGCTGGCTGTTCGTGGTCTACCTGGCCGCCGTGGGCGACCTGGCCCGCCGGGTGCAGTGGCCGGTCACCCGCATCCTGCTGGTGGCGCTGGCCGGCACCATCCCGTTCCTGTCGTTCGTGATGGAGCGCCGCGTGGTCGGCTGGATCCAGGGCACCGACCGGCAGCCCTCGTTCACAGAAGCGTGA
- a CDS encoding DUF4190 domain-containing protein: MTYPPPSPDPFNQQPDPYAPPPTPNPYTPQPVSGDPYAVPPVSADPYAAPAVSGAPYSPQPTGAYGVPFTPYAQGPAAPGTNGMAIASMVLGIVGVLLCCCYGIGALPGLIGAVLGHISLKQVKQTGQQGRGMAIAGIATGWSAVALTAIMVVLLIIGVLNDPNFWNEIQSGSSSSDWD; the protein is encoded by the coding sequence ATGACCTACCCGCCGCCGAGCCCGGATCCGTTCAACCAGCAACCTGATCCGTACGCTCCGCCGCCCACCCCGAATCCGTACACCCCGCAGCCCGTCAGCGGGGACCCGTACGCGGTGCCGCCGGTGAGCGCGGACCCGTACGCCGCGCCGGCCGTCAGCGGCGCGCCGTACTCCCCGCAGCCGACGGGCGCGTACGGCGTGCCCTTCACCCCCTACGCGCAGGGTCCTGCCGCGCCCGGCACGAACGGCATGGCGATCGCGTCGATGGTGCTCGGCATCGTGGGCGTGCTGCTGTGCTGCTGCTACGGCATCGGCGCGCTGCCGGGCCTGATCGGGGCCGTGCTCGGCCACATCAGCCTGAAGCAGGTCAAGCAGACCGGCCAGCAGGGCCGCGGCATGGCCATCGCCGGTATCGCCACCGGCTGGTCCGCCGTCGCGCTGACGGCGATCATGGTGGTGCTGCTGATCATCGGGGTGCTCAACGACCCGAACTTCTGGAACGAGATCCAGAGCGGTAGCAGCAGCAGCGACTGGGACTAG
- a CDS encoding heavy metal translocating P-type ATPase, translating into MDLRQANVIELDIGGMTCATCAGRVEKKLNRVDGVTATVNFATETAHVTYPETVSVDDLIKVVEATGYTAAVPQAVPAADEAARPEPDPLGQRLLISGLLTVPVVLLSMIPALQFTNWQWLAFTLATPVAVWGAWPFHRAAALNARHGAATMDTLISLGVLVSYGWSAWALFFGGAGMPGMTMSLSWLATRGDDPGMHLYLEVTTTLTTFLLAGRWFEHRAKRRAGSALRALLDLGAKDVVLLRNGVEQRVPVDRLAVGDLFVVRPGEKIATDGVIVEGSSAVDTALLTGESMPVEVGVGDAVVGATVNAGGRLVVRATRVGADTQLAQMAKLVTEAQSGKAPVQRLADRISSVFVPVVIALAVGTFAFWTAYDGGVSSAAVTAAVAVLIVACPCALGLATPTALLVGTGRGAQLGILIKGPEVLESTRRVDTIVLDKTGTVTTGVMTLVGTLPAPGVQEQDLLRYAAAVEHASEHPIARAVVNGAAARGIAPAAVHDFQSLPGLGAQGVVDGRRVLVGRASLLAEQGVTLDPVAVPAANAVAVVTGASGMATATGVVRQAGGEQAGEVSADEARTAVAVALDGEFAGWLLVADTVKPGSAAAVAEFKRLGLRPVLLTGDAEAPARAVAAEVGIGEVIAGVLPAGKVDAVRRLQEQGHTVAMVGDGVNDAAALAAADLGLAMGTGTDAAIEAADLTLVRGELTVAADAIRLSRATLRTIKGNLFWAFAYNVAALPLAAAGLVTPVLAAAAMALSSIFVVTNSLRLFRFR; encoded by the coding sequence ATGGACCTGCGGCAGGCGAACGTCATCGAGCTGGACATCGGCGGGATGACCTGCGCCACCTGTGCCGGCCGGGTGGAGAAGAAGCTGAACCGGGTGGACGGCGTGACCGCCACCGTCAACTTCGCCACCGAGACCGCGCACGTGACCTACCCGGAGACGGTCTCCGTCGACGACCTGATCAAGGTCGTCGAGGCCACCGGGTACACGGCCGCCGTGCCGCAGGCCGTCCCCGCCGCGGACGAGGCCGCCCGGCCCGAGCCTGACCCGCTGGGACAGCGGCTGCTGATCAGCGGCCTGCTGACGGTGCCCGTGGTGCTGCTCAGCATGATCCCGGCCCTGCAGTTCACCAACTGGCAGTGGCTGGCGTTCACGCTGGCCACCCCGGTCGCGGTGTGGGGCGCCTGGCCGTTCCACCGGGCCGCGGCGCTCAACGCGCGCCACGGCGCGGCCACCATGGACACGCTGATCAGCCTCGGTGTGCTGGTGTCGTACGGCTGGAGCGCCTGGGCGCTGTTCTTCGGCGGCGCGGGCATGCCCGGCATGACCATGTCGCTGAGCTGGCTGGCCACCCGGGGCGACGACCCGGGCATGCACCTCTACCTGGAGGTGACCACCACGCTGACGACGTTCCTGCTGGCCGGGCGGTGGTTCGAGCACCGGGCCAAGCGCCGCGCCGGCTCTGCCCTGCGGGCGCTGCTGGATCTGGGCGCGAAGGACGTGGTGCTGCTGCGCAACGGTGTCGAGCAGCGCGTCCCGGTGGACCGGCTCGCGGTCGGCGACCTGTTCGTGGTGCGGCCCGGCGAGAAGATCGCCACCGACGGCGTGATCGTCGAGGGCAGCAGCGCGGTGGACACCGCCCTGCTCACCGGCGAGAGCATGCCGGTCGAGGTCGGCGTCGGCGACGCGGTGGTCGGCGCGACCGTGAACGCCGGCGGACGGCTGGTGGTGCGGGCGACCCGGGTCGGCGCGGACACCCAGCTCGCGCAGATGGCGAAGCTGGTCACCGAGGCCCAGTCGGGCAAGGCGCCGGTGCAGCGGCTGGCCGACCGGATCTCCAGCGTCTTCGTCCCGGTGGTGATCGCGCTGGCGGTGGGCACGTTCGCGTTCTGGACGGCGTACGACGGCGGGGTCTCCTCGGCCGCGGTCACCGCGGCGGTGGCGGTGCTCATCGTGGCGTGCCCGTGCGCACTCGGCCTGGCCACGCCGACCGCGCTGCTGGTCGGCACCGGCCGGGGCGCTCAGCTCGGCATCCTGATCAAGGGCCCCGAGGTGCTCGAATCCACCCGCCGGGTCGACACGATCGTGCTCGACAAGACGGGCACGGTCACCACCGGCGTCATGACGCTGGTCGGCACGCTCCCGGCCCCGGGGGTGCAGGAGCAGGACCTGCTGCGGTACGCCGCCGCGGTGGAGCACGCCTCCGAACACCCGATCGCACGGGCCGTGGTGAACGGGGCGGCCGCGCGCGGGATCGCCCCCGCCGCGGTGCACGACTTCCAGTCCCTGCCCGGCCTGGGCGCACAGGGCGTCGTCGACGGCCGCAGGGTCCTGGTCGGCCGCGCGTCACTGCTCGCCGAGCAGGGCGTGACCCTCGACCCGGTGGCCGTGCCGGCTGCGAACGCCGTAGCGGTCGTGACAGGAGCGTCCGGCATGGCCACCGCGACCGGCGTGGTCCGGCAAGCCGGCGGGGAGCAGGCGGGCGAGGTCTCGGCCGACGAGGCGCGGACCGCCGTGGCGGTGGCGCTCGACGGCGAGTTCGCGGGTTGGCTGCTGGTGGCGGACACGGTCAAGCCCGGTTCGGCGGCCGCGGTGGCGGAGTTCAAGCGGCTCGGGCTGCGTCCGGTGCTGCTGACCGGTGACGCCGAGGCACCGGCGCGGGCCGTGGCGGCCGAGGTCGGCATCGGCGAGGTCATCGCCGGGGTGCTCCCGGCCGGCAAGGTCGACGCGGTGCGGCGCCTGCAGGAGCAGGGGCACACGGTGGCGATGGTCGGTGACGGGGTCAACGACGCGGCCGCGCTGGCCGCCGCCGACCTCGGCCTGGCCATGGGCACCGGCACCGACGCGGCGATCGAGGCCGCGGACCTGACGCTGGTCCGCGGGGAGCTGACCGTCGCCGCGGACGCGATCCGGCTGTCCCGGGCGACCCTGCGGACGATCAAGGGCAACCTGTTCTGGGCGTTCGCCTACAACGTGGCGGCGCTGCCGCTGGCCGCGGCGGGTCTGGTCACGCCGGTGCTGGCGGCCGCCGCGATGGCGCTGAGCAGCATCTTCGTGGTGACGAATTCGCTCCGCCTGTTCCGTTTCCGGTGA